Below is a genomic region from Streptomyces ferrugineus.
CGCTTCCCCGCCGGCCGGTGGGGCATGCCCGACGACCCCGCCCGCCTCATCGCCTGGCTGGCGACGGACGAGGCGGGCTGGATCACCGGTGAGGTCATCAACTCCGAGGGCGGGTTCCGGCGTTGATCACAGCGCGGCCAGCTCGTCCACCAGGTCGTCCAGGCCCAGGGAACCCTGGGACAGGGCCGCCATGTGCCACGCCTTGAGGTCGAAGGCGTCGCCGTGCCGCTCGCGCGCCTTCTCGCGGCCCTGCAGCCACGCCCGCTCGCCGAGCTTGTAGCCGATCGCCTGGCCCGGAATCGTCAGATACCGGGTCAGCTCGCTCTCCACGAAGTCCGCCGGACGGCTGCTGTGCGAGCCGAAGAACTCCTGGGCCAGCTCCGGAGTCCAGCGCTCGCCCGGGTGGAAGGGGGAGTCGGCCGGGATCTCCAGCTCCAGGTGCATGCCGATGTCCACGATGACCCGGGCCGCCCGCATCATCTGCGCGTCGAGATAGCCGAGCCGGTGCTCCGGGTCGGTCAGGAAGCCCAGCTCGTCCATGAGCCGCTCCGCGTACAGCGCCCAGCCCTCGGCGTTGGCGCTGACCCCGCCGATGGTGGCCTGGTAGCGGGAGAGGTTCCCGGCGACGTACGTCCACTGCGCGAGCTGGAGGTGATGGCCCGGCACGCCTTCGTGGTACCAGGTCGAGACCAGGTCGTAGACCGGGAACCGGGTCTGCCCCATCGTGGGCAGCCAGGTGCGGCCCGGCCGCGAGAAGTCCTCCGAGGGTGCCGTGTAGTACGGCGCCGCCGCACCGCCGGGCGGGGCGATGCACGACTCCACCTTCCGCACCGGCTCGGCGAGTTCGAAGTGGGTGCCGTCCAGCTTCTCGATCGCCTCGTCCATCAGGCCCTGGAGCCAGTCGCGGACCTCGTCGACGCCCTCGATGTGACGGCCGTGCTCGTCGAGGTGCGCCAGCGCCACCCACGGGGTCGCGGCGCCCGGCAGGATCCTCTCGGCCTCCTTCTTCATCTCCCCGAGGAGTCGGTGGTACTCGGCCCAGCCGTACGCGTACGCCTCGTCCAGGTCGAGGTCGATGCCGTTGAAGTACCGGGCCCAGCGGGCGTAGCGCTCACGGCCCACCGTGTTCGGCGCGCCCTCCACCGCCGGGGCGTACACGTCGCGCATCCAGTCCCGCAGCTCCACCACGGCGGCCGTCGCCGCACGGGCGGCCTCGTCCAGCTCCGCGCGCAGCGCCTCGGGACCGGCCGAGGCGAAGTCCTCGAACCAGCCGCGCCCCTCGCCCGTGTCGGCCCACTCGGTGAGCTGCTCGACGAAGGTGGCGGTCGGGCGCGGCGCCGCGTACAGCTTGCGCTCCAGGCCGAGCGCGAGGGACTCGCGGTAGCCCGCGTACGCGGCCGGCACCCCGCGCAGCCGCTCGGCGATCGCCGCCCAGTCCTCGTCGGTCTGGTTCGGGGTGACCGTGAAGACCTCGCGCACCGAGTGGGCGGGCGTCGCCATGTTGCCGACCGAGCGCAGGCCCTCGTCGGCGTCGTGCACGGCGAGTTCCGCGGTCAGCCGCTCGCGCAGCAGGCGCCCGCACCGGCGCTCGATGTCGCTGTCCGCGCCGGGTCGGCGCTCGGCCTCGTCGAGCCGTGCGAGCGTGGCCCGCTGGAGCCGCGCGAGCGCCTCCTGGCCCGCGGGTGAGAGATCGGGGAGCTTGCTCGCGCTCTCCTGCACGCCGAGGTACGTACCGGTGATCGGGTCGAGGGCGATGAGCTCGTCGACATAGGCGTCGGCGACCTCACGGGGAAGCGGGCTCTTGGTCTCAGACATGCGGTCCATCCTCGTACGAGGGGACACCGTCCGTCACTCGGATTGAGCTGAGGGCGAAGGCGGCAGCAGCGGCCCGCACTCCCACTGCTGGAAGATCAACCGGGTTTCCACCCGGGCGACCTCGCGGCGGGCGGTGAACTCGTCCAGGACCAGCCGTTGCAGATCGGCCATGTCGGCCACCGCGACGTGGACGAGATAGTCGTCGGGACCGGTGAGGTGGAAGACGGTCAACGCCTCCGACAGGGCCCGGATCCGTTCCACGAAGGGCCCCACCAGCTCCCTTCGGTGCGGCCTGACCTGTACCAACAGCAGCGCCTGCAGACCCCGCCCGAGCTTCGCCGGATCGAGCTGGAGCCGGTGGCCGAGGATCACCCCCGAGCGGCGCAGCCGGGTCACCCGGTCGAGGCAGGTCGAGGGCGCGACCCCGACCTGCGCGGCGAGGTCCCGGTAGGTGGTCCGGGCGTCGTTCTGCAGAAGTCCCAACAGCTGGAGATCCACCGTGTCCAGTACGACAGAATCGGCCATGTGCCGAACGTAGCACGGAGTATCCCCACTGGAGCCCGGTCGGTGTTCACTCTTCGGCCATGGACACGCCCCTGGAGACGGACGCGTACGACGCCGTACGCCACACAGCACCCAGAGCACTCGCCACCGAGGCCGTGCACGCCGGCCGCGACGACCTCGCCCGGCAGGGTCTGCACGCCCCGCCGATCGACCTGTCGACGACCTACCCGTCCTACGACAGCCGGGGCGAGGCCGCCCGCATCGACGCCTTCGCCACCACCGGCGCCGAGCCGGACGGCCCGCCCGTCTACGGCCGCCTGGGCAACCCGACCGTCGCCCGCTTCGAGACCGCCCTCGCCCGCCTGGAGGGCACCGAGGCCGCGGTCGCCTTCGCCAGCGGCATGGCCGCGCTGAGCGCGGTCCTGCTCGTACGGGCCTCGATGGGCCTGCGCCACGTCGTCGCCGTACGTCCGCTGTACGGCTGCAGCGACCATCTGCTCACCGCCGGACTGCTGGGCTCGGAGGTGACCTGGACCGACCCGGCCGGGATCGCGGAGGCGCTGCGTGCGGACACCGGCCTGGTGATGGTGGAGTCCCCGGCGAACCCGACCCTCGCCGAACTCGATCTGCGCGCCGTGGCCCACGCCTGCGGCTCGGTGCCGCTGCTCGCGGACAACACCTTCGCCACGCCCGTCCTGCAGCGCCCCGCCGAGCAGGGGGCACGGCTGGTGCTGCACAGCGCCACCAAGTACCTCGGCGGGCACGGGGACGTGATGGCGGGCGTGGTGGCCTGCGACGAGGAGTTCGCCGGGCGGCTGCGGCAGGTGCGGTTCGCCACGGGCGGGGTGCTGCATCCGCTGGCCGGCTATCTGCTGCTGCGGGGCCTTTCGACCCTCCCCGTCCGGGTGCGGGCCGCCTCGGCGAACGCCGCCGAACTCGCCCGCCGCCTCGCCGCCGACCCGCGTGTGACCCGGGTCCACTATCCGCGCATCGGCGGCGCCATGATCGCCTTCGAGGTCGAGGGCGACCCGCACGAGGTCATCGCCGGCGTCCGCCTGATCACCCCCGCCGTTAGCCTCGGCAGCGTCGACACCCTCATCCAGCACCCGGCGTCCATCAGCCACCGCATCGTGGACGCGGACGACAGACGGGGCGCGGGGGTCAGCGACCGGCTGCTGCGGCTGTCGGTGGGCTTGGAGGACGTAGAGGACCTGTGGGCCGATCTCGACCGGGCGCTGCAGCGCCCCGGCAGGGGCGCGGGGAACTGCGCGACCAGCCACAGCGCACCCGCAGCCGCCAGTCGGCCATAGCCCCTACGGCGCTCAGGCCATCCCCAATTCACCCGCGCCAGACAGCCGTTCAGCAACCGGCTCCTCCAGCGACGACGTATCCAGACGAGCCGTGATGACCAGGGTCCCCTCCTCGATCTGATAGTCGAGGGGGAGCCCCAGCCCCCGCATCGCGGCCACCATCCCGGTGTTCGACGCCTGCGTCACCGCGTACACACTCTCGCAGCCGGCGTCCACCGCCATCCCCACCAGCCTGCGGAGCAGCTCCGCGCCGATGCCGTGCCGCTGCCAGGTGTCCTCGACCAGCAGCGCGACCTCGGTCTCGTCACCGTCCCACAGCAGATGGCCGAGCCCGACGATGCGCCCCGACGCGGTCCGCACGGCGAGGGTGCGGCCGAAGCGCGGGCTGAGCAGGTGGTTCAGATAGCGGTCCGCGTCACCGATCGGCCCGTGGTACCGCATCGCGAGCGTCCGCGCCGAGCACCGCTCGTGCATCTCCTTCGCGGCCTGGAGGTCACCGGTGTCCGCCCGGCGCACGGTGATGTCGTTGCCCTGGGGCAGCGTCAGCACGTCCTGGCCGCGCGGCACGCGCGGGCCGAGCCGGGCGTCCAGCTCCACCAGCGCCCTGGCCCGCGCGAACTCGGTCGGCGTGAACGGCAGATACGGCCGCTCCACAGTGATCACGCCACCTTCCGGCGCCCGCAGCCGCATCACGGTGTCCTCGAGGGCCCCTTCCACCGGCACCGGCCCCCGGCCGCCCACCGCGGGCAGCGAGCGGATGGTGCACCGGCCCAGCAACTGCCGCAGCGCCAGCGGCAGTTCCGCCGCGTCCAGGGCGGTGCGGGTGGCCAGGCCCAGCACCCGGGTCGGCGCGTCCACCAGGTCGTGGGCGTCGGCGCGCTCGATCCAGGTGCCGTCACCGCCGGCCTGCGCGACGGCATGGGCGATCTCGGTCGCCGCCAGCCCGCCCGGCGCCCGCAGCAGGAACTCGTCCACCGTGCCCTCGGCCAGCGGATGCGTCTGCAGGCTCAGGATGTCGACCCGCAGTCCGGCCAGCGCCGTGCACAGCGCGGCCAGCGACCCCGGCTCGTCCTGCACCGTCGTCCGCATCCGCCACAGCGCACCTTCCCCGGGCACCGTCGCGGGCGTCTCCGTCACCCGCGTGCGGTCCGAGGGCCCGGCCTGCTCCTCGGGGCGCGGCCGGGCACCGGTATCGCCCGTCGGAGGTGCGTGACCGTGGCGGCGTGACCTCCATGCGTGGAATCCCGTCATCGCCACCAGCAAGGCCGCCGCGGTCAGCAGCAGTGCCGGTCCCTGGGGTCCGTACCCGATCAGGTCCGCCACCGGGTCGGCCACGGCCACCGCCGTCAGGAGCGCGGCGAGTTCGACGACGTTGCGCCGCCAGTGGTGTACCGGACGTCCGTGCTTCGCACGCGTCACATCAGACATGTCTCGACTCATGCATCCACTGTGAAGGAACGGTGTTGCGTGATCACGAACGCATTGTGACCGCGGAGTAAAGAACCCTTATGCCTGGTTTGTAACTTCTTCAACTGTGTGCGACCGGACGACCGGGACGGCGCCGTGTCCCCTCAGGCGGCCACCCCCTCGGCCAGCGCGCTGTGCAGTCGCCGGGCCTGCGCCACGAGCCGTGACGAGCCACGGCGCTCCGCCGTCCCCGCCAGGTGCGGCAGCTCCTCGTGTGCCCCCGTGCGTTCGGCGCACTCCGCGGCGACGGCCAGGAGATCCGCGAGCCCCCGAGCGGGAGCGGCCCTCTCCCCGGTCGCGAGGTCCGCGAGCAGGATGGGCAGGGCGTGCCGGAGCACTCCCCAGACGGTGCCGTGTGCCCCCGTGGCCGCCGCCGTCCGCACCGAATCCACCAGCCGCGACGGCTTCACGGCACCACGTCGCACCAACTGCCCCAGATCCGCGCCCAGTCGGCCCGCGTCCAACTGCCCGCGCGCCGCCAGCACCAGCAGGGCGTCCACTGCGGCGAGCCGATCCTCCGGGTGCCGCGCGCCCAGTCCGTACGCCACGCACAGGTGCACCGCCTCCCCCGCCTCGCCACCCGATTCGGCGAGCTGGGGCAGGATCGCCGCGTCGCCCCGGCTGTCGTCGACGGCGGTCGCCGAAACCTCGCGCAGCATCCTGACCGCCACCAGTTCGCGCTGCTCGGGCAGGACCGCGAGCCAGTGCGGACGTATGCCGTCGCTCCAGTGGTAGCAGCGCCAGCGATCCCGGAAGACGCTCACGGACTGCCCCAACGGGCGGAAGCCGGGCGGGAAGTCACCCTGCAGCTCGGCCATCTCCCCGGACTCGACGAGTATGCGGTTCCCCGATGTCCGCCGCCGGTACTCCGGCACGGCGGGACCGTCGGCGGCCAGCCACTGGGCGAGACGCGTCCCCTCCACCGTGCCCAGCGCCGCCGCGCGCCCCGCGGCCGCCTCGGCCACCGCACGCTCACCGCGCCGCACCCGCAGCAGCGCCTGCGCGAAGTCGGCCGCCGCCACCCGTGCCTGGAGGCGCCGGTACGTGCCGAGCCGTGCCACCAGCTCGTCCGGCTCCAGCAGCCCCGTGCCCCAGGTGGGCGTGGACAGCAGGAACGGCAGCGGCTCGGTGCGGATGCGGTACGCCACCTCCCATATGCGGGCCTCGAAGGCCCGGGTGAGCGGGCTGTGACCGCAGTCGCCGGTGACGGTGCCGCGTTGCAGGGCGTTGTGGAGCGTGCTGGTGAGCACCTTCCCGCGCAGTGTCGCCAGCAGCAGCTCCAGACCGTGCGCCGGGCTGATCAGACCGTGGTGTCTGGTGAAGTAGTCGTCCGTGCTGTACCCGTACTGCGGATTCGCGTCGTCCCACCAGCGCTGCGCGACGACGGGCCCAAGCGCCTCCAGCAGCGCCTCCCGGTCCAGGCATGCGTGCCGGACGAGTCCGTCCAGAGCCCGCTCGAACGCCGCCACGTCACCACCGGACGCGAGCAGAGCCCCGACCTCTTCGGCCAGTTCCGTCGCCGACTCGGGCGCGGGCGCCACACGCACCGGCTCGGGCGCGGGCGGCAGGACCTCCTCGTAAGGCTCCGGATCCGACGCGGCGGGGGACACCCCCAGACTCTGGGCCGCCCGCCTGCGAAGCGCCGGGATCAACTGGTCGGCGGCCGCGACGAGTTCCTCCAGCACCTCGGCGGCGGTGACC
It encodes:
- a CDS encoding Lrp/AsnC family transcriptional regulator, which gives rise to MADSVVLDTVDLQLLGLLQNDARTTYRDLAAQVGVAPSTCLDRVTRLRRSGVILGHRLQLDPAKLGRGLQALLLVQVRPHRRELVGPFVERIRALSEALTVFHLTGPDDYLVHVAVADMADLQRLVLDEFTARREVARVETRLIFQQWECGPLLPPSPSAQSE
- a CDS encoding DUF885 domain-containing protein; protein product: MSETKSPLPREVADAYVDELIALDPITGTYLGVQESASKLPDLSPAGQEALARLQRATLARLDEAERRPGADSDIERRCGRLLRERLTAELAVHDADEGLRSVGNMATPAHSVREVFTVTPNQTDEDWAAIAERLRGVPAAYAGYRESLALGLERKLYAAPRPTATFVEQLTEWADTGEGRGWFEDFASAGPEALRAELDEAARAATAAVVELRDWMRDVYAPAVEGAPNTVGRERYARWARYFNGIDLDLDEAYAYGWAEYHRLLGEMKKEAERILPGAATPWVALAHLDEHGRHIEGVDEVRDWLQGLMDEAIEKLDGTHFELAEPVRKVESCIAPPGGAAAPYYTAPSEDFSRPGRTWLPTMGQTRFPVYDLVSTWYHEGVPGHHLQLAQWTYVAGNLSRYQATIGGVSANAEGWALYAERLMDELGFLTDPEHRLGYLDAQMMRAARVIVDIGMHLELEIPADSPFHPGERWTPELAQEFFGSHSSRPADFVESELTRYLTIPGQAIGYKLGERAWLQGREKARERHGDAFDLKAWHMAALSQGSLGLDDLVDELAAL
- a CDS encoding trans-sulfuration enzyme family protein; protein product: MDTPLETDAYDAVRHTAPRALATEAVHAGRDDLARQGLHAPPIDLSTTYPSYDSRGEAARIDAFATTGAEPDGPPVYGRLGNPTVARFETALARLEGTEAAVAFASGMAALSAVLLVRASMGLRHVVAVRPLYGCSDHLLTAGLLGSEVTWTDPAGIAEALRADTGLVMVESPANPTLAELDLRAVAHACGSVPLLADNTFATPVLQRPAEQGARLVLHSATKYLGGHGDVMAGVVACDEEFAGRLRQVRFATGGVLHPLAGYLLLRGLSTLPVRVRAASANAAELARRLAADPRVTRVHYPRIGGAMIAFEVEGDPHEVIAGVRLITPAVSLGSVDTLIQHPASISHRIVDADDRRGAGVSDRLLRLSVGLEDVEDLWADLDRALQRPGRGAGNCATSHSAPAAASRP
- a CDS encoding DUF7825 domain-containing protein, producing the protein MSSLMDAVRAGRTAEVVSLLDGMTDIERRSSFPELKALRKELRADQWTAEARQAYPALHAAGAACQTGAAGVASWLAAADMRWWPASPGVLIDVLGDRAPAWLGDVAHRIARRPPTAQVPYELMAGLVRLSGCEVPTTEAYVHGWVDHIGHVWQRGDTVMARLRKDPHLTQLAAALFETNDIGSRLAWTATEGPDSWTEAFARLTAEGALDREATVGACLARLLRGGPTADHRVFLRMLRALGLTHDEERAHTADWLALAADAASVVAAHAQSVLASLALDGELTSHQLVEMSGAVLFRAEKKLVRAQLVLLGKVIARDPSTAEELLPAAAQAFGHEDSEVQERALKLVERHVRKVTAAEVLEELVAAADQLIPALRRRAAQSLGVSPAASDPEPYEEVLPPAPEPVRVAPAPESATELAEEVGALLASGGDVAAFERALDGLVRHACLDREALLEALGPVVAQRWWDDANPQYGYSTDDYFTRHHGLISPAHGLELLLATLRGKVLTSTLHNALQRGTVTGDCGHSPLTRAFEARIWEVAYRIRTEPLPFLLSTPTWGTGLLEPDELVARLGTYRRLQARVAAADFAQALLRVRRGERAVAEAAAGRAAALGTVEGTRLAQWLAADGPAVPEYRRRTSGNRILVESGEMAELQGDFPPGFRPLGQSVSVFRDRWRCYHWSDGIRPHWLAVLPEQRELVAVRMLREVSATAVDDSRGDAAILPQLAESGGEAGEAVHLCVAYGLGARHPEDRLAAVDALLVLAARGQLDAGRLGADLGQLVRRGAVKPSRLVDSVRTAAATGAHGTVWGVLRHALPILLADLATGERAAPARGLADLLAVAAECAERTGAHEELPHLAGTAERRGSSRLVAQARRLHSALAEGVAA
- a CDS encoding GNAT family N-acetyltransferase, whose amino-acid sequence is MSDVTRAKHGRPVHHWRRNVVELAALLTAVAVADPVADLIGYGPQGPALLLTAAALLVAMTGFHAWRSRRHGHAPPTGDTGARPRPEEQAGPSDRTRVTETPATVPGEGALWRMRTTVQDEPGSLAALCTALAGLRVDILSLQTHPLAEGTVDEFLLRAPGGLAATEIAHAVAQAGGDGTWIERADAHDLVDAPTRVLGLATRTALDAAELPLALRQLLGRCTIRSLPAVGGRGPVPVEGALEDTVMRLRAPEGGVITVERPYLPFTPTEFARARALVELDARLGPRVPRGQDVLTLPQGNDITVRRADTGDLQAAKEMHERCSARTLAMRYHGPIGDADRYLNHLLSPRFGRTLAVRTASGRIVGLGHLLWDGDETEVALLVEDTWQRHGIGAELLRRLVGMAVDAGCESVYAVTQASNTGMVAAMRGLGLPLDYQIEEGTLVITARLDTSSLEEPVAERLSGAGELGMA